A window of Gavia stellata isolate bGavSte3 chromosome 21, bGavSte3.hap2, whole genome shotgun sequence contains these coding sequences:
- the CCDC117 gene encoding coiled-coil domain-containing protein 117: MAALGRSCQGIPAGPAVEFPQAPAAAPDRHGPPAVERDDPQPGAVGHDRLQQPVMVMAGNGNDGADGGGSSGLYLQSGFDVASLAALGSYNEGLAVAPVGSFTSAALPPGLHQQQGHSQVSVHCGKKHKLEEEAEGCPVRKKRLTGAKNCPLNPNTEEWILCAGQQAAGEVASQYGGSGPETAMLEIPCEEMDQTMGEQQCEVARRKLQEIEDRIIDEDEEVHADGNVSNLPTLILSDTLKKGMKRDFGEVLTKKIIESMSRPSMELVLWKPLPEFLTDKLKSVSVKNFKQQTTEGCQAKQSTPRAAFDPQTETFPESQQTAMSPDPYASLGISGCAEEEMEL; encoded by the exons ATGGCAGCGCTGGGCAGATCCTGCCAGGGCATCCCTGCGGGCCCTGCCGTGGAGTTCCCCCAGGCTCCGGCCGCTGCCCCTGACCGCCACGGCCCGCCAGCAGTCGAGCGGGACGACCCGCAGCCTGGAGCCGTCGGCCACGACCGTCTCCAGCAGCCCGTGATGGTCATGGCAGGGAACGGAAACGACGGTGCCGATGGCGGCGGTTCCTCCGGCCTGTATCTGCAAAGCGGCTTCGACGTTGCCTCTCTAGCTGCGCTCGGAAGTTACAACGAGGGCTTGGCGGTTGCCCCGGTGGGCTCCTTCACGAGTGCGGCGCTCCCGCCAGGcctgcaccagcagcagggTCACAGCCA gGTCTCTGTTCACTGTGGAAAGAAGCATAAGCtagaagaagaggcagaagg TTGTCCTGTGAGGAAGAAGAGACTGACAGGAGCCAAAAATTGCCCTTTGAATCCCAACACTGAAGAATGGATTCTCTGTGCAGgtcagcaggcagctggggaggtaGCAAGTCAGTATGGTGGCAGCGGTCCTGAAACTGCCATGTTAGAAATTCCCTGTGAAGAAATGGATCAGACAATGGGGGAACAGCAATGCGAGGTTGCTCGCAGGAAGCTTCAGGAAATTGAGGACAG GATAATTGATGAAGATGAGGAAGTTCATGCTGATGGAAATGTTAGCAATCTGCCCACTCTTATCCTGTCAGATACCCTTAAAAAAGGGATGAAGAGGGATTTTGGTGAAGTcctgacaaagaaaataatagaatCTAT GAGCCGTCCTTCTATGGAGCTGGTGCTTTGGAAACCTCTTCCTGAATTTCTCACAGATAAACTGAAGTCTGTTTCTGTTAAGAACTTCAAGCAGCAGACTACAGAAGGGTGTCAAGCTAAGCAGTCAACACCAAGAGCTGCTTTTGACCCACAGACTGAAACGTTCCCTGAATCACAACAGACTGCCATGTCTCCAGATCCGTATGCTAGTTTGGGAATCTCTGGGTgtgcagaagaagaaatggagTTGTAG
- the XBP1 gene encoding LOW QUALITY PROTEIN: X-box-binding protein 1 (The sequence of the model RefSeq protein was modified relative to this genomic sequence to represent the inferred CDS: deleted 2 bases in 1 codon) — protein MAALPGAAAPRLLLIPSKAAEPPGPAAGRHLSVVLPAGAAASPSGLEAPQPARKRQRLTHLSPEEKALRRKLKNRVAAQSARDRKKARMTELEQQVVELEEENQKLLLENQLLREKTCNLALENQELRCRLGLDALKTEEESESKVDEIRLVTGSAESAALRLRVSAAGAGPAVTISDNFHMDSDGSDSSDSESDLLLGFLDSLDPEMFLKYADSESTCLEKLEEEICGETNSIPTSPSPSLGSPSAKLEAINELIRFDHVYTKPLMLEMPVKMGNQTNMLVKIEEVSLSPSEDKAIPEVPVSVKEEPVDSFMPELGISHLLSSHRSLAASSYLLDACSDSGYEGSLSPFSDMSSPLDTDHAWEDSFANELFPQLISV, from the exons ATGGCCGCGCTGCCCGGTGCCGCGGCCCCCCGGCTGCTCCTTATCCCCAGCAAAGCGGCCGAGCCAcccggccccgcagccggccGGCACCTTTCCGTTGTCCTGCCGGCGGGAGCCGCCGCCAGTCCCTCGGGCCTGGAggccccgcagccggcccgCAAGCGGCAGCGGCTCACCCATCTGAGCCCGGAGGAGAAGGCGCTGCGCAG GAAGCTGAAGAACCGCGTGGCGGCCCAGAGCGCCCGGGACAGGAAGAAGGCGCGGATGAcggagctggagcagcaggtggtggagctggaggaggag AaccagaagctgctgctggaaaaccAGCTCCTGCGGGAGAAGACGTGTAACCTTGCTCTGGAGAACCAGGAGCTTCGCTGCCGCCTGGGTTTAGATGCTCTGAAGACGGAAGAGGAGAGCGAGTCCAAG GTGGATGAGATTAGATTGGTGACCGGGTCCGCTGAGTCCGCAGCACTCAGACTACGTGTT TCTGCAGCAGGTGCAGGCCCAGCAGTCACTATTTCTGATAACTTCCACATGGATTCTGATGGCAGTGACTCTTCAGACTCAGAG tCTGATCTCCTGTTGGGCTTTCTGGACAGTCTGGACCCAGAGATGTTTCTCAAATATGCTGATTCAGAGTCAACATGCCTGgaaaagctggaggaagagatCTGTGGAGAAACAAATTCCATACCaacctccccctctccctctttgGGGTCCCCATCAGCTAAGCTGGAGGCCATTAATGAACTGATAAGGTTTGATCATGTGTACACAAAGCCTCTAATGCTGGAGATGCCTGTTAAAATGGGCAACCAAACCAATATGCTAGTGAAAATTGAGGAAGTATCTCTCTCTCCATCTGAAGACAAAGCTATCCCTGAGGTCCCAGTATCTGTGAAAGAGGAACCTGTAGACAGCTTCATGCCTGAACTGGGCATTTCTCATCTGCTTTCCTCACATCGTAGCCTTGCAGCCTCAAGCTACCTGCTGGATGCCTGTAGTGACTCTGGATATGAAGGATCCCTGTCGCCCTTCAGTGACATGTCCTCTCCACTTGACACTGACCATGCTTGGGAGGATAGCTTTGCCAATGAACTCTTTCCCCAATTGATCAGTGTCTAA